One Tachysurus vachellii isolate PV-2020 chromosome 18, HZAU_Pvac_v1, whole genome shotgun sequence DNA segment encodes these proteins:
- the tmem128 gene encoding transmembrane protein 128 encodes MAGGLSESELAQLRNRFKRDAELLLQPASDEEEKSKEKADSKQLSRFNRHSVFWILASIGLTYYLEFFTVILESEDIIRWWFNVGLVLLGVCLSLASFCIVYLEWFKGIQHYDQEYPAVPPITTAAFIAASFSFNIALWPVWSFFTPVILFTQFMGVVMIISLLG; translated from the exons atGGCAGGCGGATTATCAGAGAGTGAATTAGCTCAACTTCGTAATAGGTTTAAAAGAGATGCAGAGCTTCTTTTACAGCCAGCGTCGGACGAGGAAGAAAAGA GTAAAGAGAAAGCAgactcaaaacaactctcacgTTTTAATCGACACTCTGTCTTCTGGATTTTGGCTTCCATCGGTTTGACCTACTACCTTGAATTTTTTACAGTCATCCTGGAAAGCGAAGATATTATAAG atggTGGTTTAACGTAGGCCTGGTGCTGctgggtgtgtgtctgagccTTGCCTCATTCTGCATTGTGTATCTGGAGTGGTTCAAAGGCATTCAACATTATGATCAGGAATACCCTGCCGTTCCACCAATCACCACCGCCGCGTTCATCGCTGCCTCCTTCAG ttttaacaTTGCACTGTGGCCCGTGTGGTCTTTCTTCACTCCTGTGATCCTCTTCACCCAGTTTATGGGAGTCGTGATGATAATCTCACTCCTTGGATAA
- the lyar gene encoding cell growth-regulating nucleolar protein isoform X2: MVFFTCNACGESLKKAQIQKHTSMCRGCQVLSCIDCGKDFWGEDYKSHVKCISEDQKYGGKNYEAKANKGDVKQQQWIQRVQAVLDKPGVSARLRSVLQQVATYDNVPRKKAKFQNWIKNSLKIYDSSLQDQVWEIFSSSESPGNGAEHPVHTSPPEQDTQEEQVKPEKKKKNKRERKEERQKNSKKKRTQDEQNGENGVEEPQKKKKRKHAEEEENVEGKSSKKMKKRKADECEESQNVEELEEAEDEQEAQDKSNTKGKFNWKGTIKAIVRQAPEEGIALKKLRKKVLSAYYSFSAEDNHKSEEELYSLFNKKLKNPKFKILKEKVRLVK; encoded by the exons ATGGTGTTTTTCACTTGTAACGCGTGTGGAGAGTCGCTGAAAAAAGCCCAGATCCAAAAACACACCTCTATGTGCCGGGGATGCCAAGTTCTGTCCTGCATTGACTGCGGAAAAGATTTCTG GGGAGAAGACTATAAAAGCCATGTTAAGTGTATCAGTGAGGATCAGAAATATGGAGGGAAGAACTACGAGGCCAAAGCAAATAAAGGCGACGTAAAACAGCAACAGTGGATTCAG agagtcCAGGCGGTGCTGGATAAGCCGGGTGTGAGTGCAAGACTGCGCTCCGTGCTGCAGCAGGTCGCCACTTACGACAACGTCCCTCGTAAGAAAGCCAAGTTTCAG AACTGGATAAAGAACAGTCTGAAGATTTACGACTCCAGTCTGCAAGATCAAGTTTGGGAGATCTTCTCCTCTTCTGAAAGTCCA GGTAACGGAGCCGAACATCCCGTACACACGTCGCCGCCAGAGCAGGACACGCAGGAAGAACAAGTGAAACccgagaagaagaaaaagaacaagagagagagaaaagaagagcgTCAGAAGAACAGTAAAAAGAAGCGAACGCAGGACGAGCAGAACGGAGAGAACGGTGTAGAAGAGcctcagaagaagaaaaagaggaagcatgcagaggaagaagagaatGTGGAGGGAAAAAGCtcaaagaaaatgaagaaaaggaaAGCGGACGAGTGTGAAG AGAGCCAAAATGTGGAGGAACTGGAGGAAGCAGAGGATGAGCAGGAAGCACAAGACAAGTCTAACACTAAAG ggaagtTCAACTGGAAAGGAACGATAAAGGCGATTGTTCGTCAGGCTCCAGAAGAAGGCATCGCACTCAAGAAACTCCGAAAAAAG gtttTATCGGCGTATTATTCCTTCAGTGCAGAGGACAATCACAAATCGGAGGAGGAGCTGTATTCTCTGTTCAACAAGAAGCTGAAAAACCCCAAGTTTAAGATCCTGAAAGAAAAAGTCAGACTtgttaaataa
- the lyar gene encoding cell growth-regulating nucleolar protein isoform X1, whose protein sequence is MVFFTCNACGESLKKAQIQKHTSMCRGCQVLSCIDCGKDFWGEDYKSHVKCISEDQKYGGKNYEAKANKGDVKQQQWIQRVQAVLDKPGVSARLRSVLQQVATYDNVPRKKAKFQNWIKNSLKIYDSSLQDQVWEIFSSSESPQGNGAEHPVHTSPPEQDTQEEQVKPEKKKKNKRERKEERQKNSKKKRTQDEQNGENGVEEPQKKKKRKHAEEEENVEGKSSKKMKKRKADECEESQNVEELEEAEDEQEAQDKSNTKGKFNWKGTIKAIVRQAPEEGIALKKLRKKVLSAYYSFSAEDNHKSEEELYSLFNKKLKNPKFKILKEKVRLVK, encoded by the exons ATGGTGTTTTTCACTTGTAACGCGTGTGGAGAGTCGCTGAAAAAAGCCCAGATCCAAAAACACACCTCTATGTGCCGGGGATGCCAAGTTCTGTCCTGCATTGACTGCGGAAAAGATTTCTG GGGAGAAGACTATAAAAGCCATGTTAAGTGTATCAGTGAGGATCAGAAATATGGAGGGAAGAACTACGAGGCCAAAGCAAATAAAGGCGACGTAAAACAGCAACAGTGGATTCAG agagtcCAGGCGGTGCTGGATAAGCCGGGTGTGAGTGCAAGACTGCGCTCCGTGCTGCAGCAGGTCGCCACTTACGACAACGTCCCTCGTAAGAAAGCCAAGTTTCAG AACTGGATAAAGAACAGTCTGAAGATTTACGACTCCAGTCTGCAAGATCAAGTTTGGGAGATCTTCTCCTCTTCTGAAAGTCCA CAGGGTAACGGAGCCGAACATCCCGTACACACGTCGCCGCCAGAGCAGGACACGCAGGAAGAACAAGTGAAACccgagaagaagaaaaagaacaagagagagagaaaagaagagcgTCAGAAGAACAGTAAAAAGAAGCGAACGCAGGACGAGCAGAACGGAGAGAACGGTGTAGAAGAGcctcagaagaagaaaaagaggaagcatgcagaggaagaagagaatGTGGAGGGAAAAAGCtcaaagaaaatgaagaaaaggaaAGCGGACGAGTGTGAAG AGAGCCAAAATGTGGAGGAACTGGAGGAAGCAGAGGATGAGCAGGAAGCACAAGACAAGTCTAACACTAAAG ggaagtTCAACTGGAAAGGAACGATAAAGGCGATTGTTCGTCAGGCTCCAGAAGAAGGCATCGCACTCAAGAAACTCCGAAAAAAG gtttTATCGGCGTATTATTCCTTCAGTGCAGAGGACAATCACAAATCGGAGGAGGAGCTGTATTCTCTGTTCAACAAGAAGCTGAAAAACCCCAAGTTTAAGATCCTGAAAGAAAAAGTCAGACTtgttaaataa
- the zbtb49 gene encoding zinc finger and BTB domain-containing protein 49 isoform X1 → MEGLYTHSVYLLQELQEQRIQGLLCDCTVVVKGVCFKAHKNVLAAFSPYFRALFQNPPAAKNDVFHLSIQDVGGIGQILDYMYTSHLELNPDNVHTLLHIAQNLQVSNIINMCTVYLKPVTPPLSLADCVLGSPLPAEPDFQSPASNDITNPNDQYRRPQQTSGMSVAPPTGNLEAASSLPAHGYKLRNFYSRQYFKKVAEEQSNNNNNNNISSNNNIKQGANPSLPKPPTNTDNQSLHSAPSTTTSQIQADTGNPALSQSTVPVVSQTLTCYANATIPPSSLSSCSNTPVFPVSEVKTTTVSRTVCPKKAVYLKKFNYHVLDEGVGPEGLIDSCSSERDQQVGTEHRPEHVSVDTPTEEPVEEPEPRMIPIPDTPQEPEQTCPQNQSTEGSKVAERSNKCCCEVCGKTFKHPSNLELHKRSHTGEKPFQCNMCGKKFSQAGNLQTHLRRHSGEKPYICELCGKSFAASGDVQRHIVIHSGARPHQCEICGRGFGNLSNLKEHKKTHSSEKEFICDQCGKSFNMQRKLIKHTMRHTGEKPYCCQTCGKCFAGSGDLQRHVRSHTGERPYMCETCGKGFTRTAVLRRHRNSHCNAQTHTTSSPHHARTSPTHTEADPTHTRAQLHAVNTTQSPHTPHSNNQSELCALPHPTSAPSPPESSRQAPSSHDATSTTFFSSSSATLPDLRSGVLHHFISKPLPLQSKAPPHPLKPALHSDSSFGWDSQ, encoded by the exons atggaaggactatacacacacagtgtgtatctgCTGCAGGAACTGCAGGAACAGAGGATTCAGGGGCTGCTGTGTGACTGCACCGTGGTGGTGAAGGGTGTGTGCTTCAAAGCACACAAGAACGTCCTGGCCGCCTTCAGCCCCTACttcag agctCTGTTCCAGAACCCTCCAGCAGCGAAAAACGATGTGTTTCACCTGTCTATTCAGGACGTAGGGGGCATCGGACAGATTCTGGACTACATGTACACTTCCCACCTGGAGCTTAACCCAGACAACGTGCACACACTGCTGCACATTGCACAGAACCTACAG gtgTCTAACATCATTAACATGTGCACTGTGTACTTGAAGCCTGTGACTCCGCCCCTTTCACTGGCTGATTGTGTTCTGGGGAGCCCTTTACCTGCAGAGCCTGACTTCCAAAGCCCCGCCTCCAATGACATCACTAATCCCAATGATCAATACAGACGACCCCAACAGACAAGTGGGATGTCAGTTGCCCCGCCAACTGGTAACCTGGAAGCAGCCAGTAGTCTTCCGGCTCATGGTTACAAACTAAGGAACTTTTACAGCAGacagtattttaaaaaagtggCAGAGGAGcagagtaataataacaataataataatattagtagtaataataatattaaacaagGTGCCAATCCGAGCCTTCCAAAACCACCCACGAATacagacaaccaatcactgCATTCAGCACCGTCTACAACAACCAGTCAGATACAAGCAGACACAGGAAATCCTGCTCTGTCCCAGTCCACCGTTCCTGTGGTGTCACAGACTTTAACATGCTATGCAAATGCTACCATTCCCCCTTCTTCCTTGTCATCATGTTCTAATACTCCTGTATTTCCTGTGAGTGAGGTAAAAACCACCACTGTGTCTCGCACTGTGTGCCCTAAAAAGGCTGTTTACCTGAAGAAGTTTAATTACCATGTTTTAGATGAGGGGGTGGGACCTGAGGGTTTAATTGACAGCTGCAGTTCAGAAAGAGACCAGCAGGTGGGAACAGAACACAGGCCAGAACATGTCAGTGTAGACACGCCCACTGAGGAACCAGTAGAAGAGCCAGAACCCAGGATGATACCTATTCCTGACACACCACAAGAGCCAGAGCAGACATGTCCTCAAAATCAGAGCACAGAAGGGTCAAAAGTTGCCGAAAGGAGTAACAAGTGCTGCTGTGAAGTGTGTGGGAAAACATTCAAACACCCCAGTAATCTAGAGCtacacaaacgctcacacactg gtgagAAGCCATTCCAGTGTAATATGTGTGGAAAGAAGTTTTCCCAG gcgggAAACCTGCAGACTCATCTCCGTCGCCATTCAGGAGAGAAACCCTATATCTGTGAGCTCTGTGGGAAAAG ttttgctgCATCAGGTGATGTTCAGAGGCACATCGTCATCCACTCAGGAGCACGACCTCACCAGTGTGAAATCTGTGGACGAG gttttggCAACCTCAGTAATCTGAAGGAGCATAAGAAGACTCACAGTTCAGAAAAAGAGTTTATCTGCGATCAGTGTGGCAAGTCATTCAACATGCAGAGAAAACtaatcaaacacacaatgagacacactggagagaaaccGTATTGCTGCCAGACCTGcg GTAAGTGCTTTGCCGGGTCTGGTGACCTCCAGCGGCACGTGCGCTCACACACAGGTGAACGTCCGTACATGTGTGAAACCTGCGGGAAAGGTTTCACACGCACCGCAGTGCTTCGCCGGCACCGAAACTCTCACTgcaatgcacaaacacacaccacgtCCTCACCACACCACGCACGCACCTCGCCCACTCACACCGAGGCtgaccctacacacacacgcgctcagcTACATGCCGTAAACACCACTCAGTCTCCACACACTCCTCATTCCAACAATCAGAGTGAACTCTGTGCTCTTCCTCATCCAACCTCTGCCCCGTCACCTCCGGAAAGTTCCAGACAAGCCCCGAGCTCCCATGACGCTACCTCCACTACGTTCTTTTCTTCTTCGTCTGCTACTCTTCCGGATCTGCGCTCAGGTGTTCTGCATCATTTTATATCCAAGCCTCTCCCTTTGCAATCGAAGGCCCCGCCCCATCCTCTAAAGCCCGCCCTCCACTCTGACTCTTCCTTCGGCTGGGACTCGCAATGA
- the zbtb49 gene encoding zinc finger and BTB domain-containing protein 49 isoform X2 has protein sequence MYTSHLELNPDNVHTLLHIAQNLQVSNIINMCTVYLKPVTPPLSLADCVLGSPLPAEPDFQSPASNDITNPNDQYRRPQQTSGMSVAPPTGNLEAASSLPAHGYKLRNFYSRQYFKKVAEEQSNNNNNNNISSNNNIKQGANPSLPKPPTNTDNQSLHSAPSTTTSQIQADTGNPALSQSTVPVVSQTLTCYANATIPPSSLSSCSNTPVFPVSEVKTTTVSRTVCPKKAVYLKKFNYHVLDEGVGPEGLIDSCSSERDQQVGTEHRPEHVSVDTPTEEPVEEPEPRMIPIPDTPQEPEQTCPQNQSTEGSKVAERSNKCCCEVCGKTFKHPSNLELHKRSHTGEKPFQCNMCGKKFSQAGNLQTHLRRHSGEKPYICELCGKSFAASGDVQRHIVIHSGARPHQCEICGRGFGNLSNLKEHKKTHSSEKEFICDQCGKSFNMQRKLIKHTMRHTGEKPYCCQTCGKCFAGSGDLQRHVRSHTGERPYMCETCGKGFTRTAVLRRHRNSHCNAQTHTTSSPHHARTSPTHTEADPTHTRAQLHAVNTTQSPHTPHSNNQSELCALPHPTSAPSPPESSRQAPSSHDATSTTFFSSSSATLPDLRSGVLHHFISKPLPLQSKAPPHPLKPALHSDSSFGWDSQ, from the exons ATGTACACTTCCCACCTGGAGCTTAACCCAGACAACGTGCACACACTGCTGCACATTGCACAGAACCTACAG gtgTCTAACATCATTAACATGTGCACTGTGTACTTGAAGCCTGTGACTCCGCCCCTTTCACTGGCTGATTGTGTTCTGGGGAGCCCTTTACCTGCAGAGCCTGACTTCCAAAGCCCCGCCTCCAATGACATCACTAATCCCAATGATCAATACAGACGACCCCAACAGACAAGTGGGATGTCAGTTGCCCCGCCAACTGGTAACCTGGAAGCAGCCAGTAGTCTTCCGGCTCATGGTTACAAACTAAGGAACTTTTACAGCAGacagtattttaaaaaagtggCAGAGGAGcagagtaataataacaataataataatattagtagtaataataatattaaacaagGTGCCAATCCGAGCCTTCCAAAACCACCCACGAATacagacaaccaatcactgCATTCAGCACCGTCTACAACAACCAGTCAGATACAAGCAGACACAGGAAATCCTGCTCTGTCCCAGTCCACCGTTCCTGTGGTGTCACAGACTTTAACATGCTATGCAAATGCTACCATTCCCCCTTCTTCCTTGTCATCATGTTCTAATACTCCTGTATTTCCTGTGAGTGAGGTAAAAACCACCACTGTGTCTCGCACTGTGTGCCCTAAAAAGGCTGTTTACCTGAAGAAGTTTAATTACCATGTTTTAGATGAGGGGGTGGGACCTGAGGGTTTAATTGACAGCTGCAGTTCAGAAAGAGACCAGCAGGTGGGAACAGAACACAGGCCAGAACATGTCAGTGTAGACACGCCCACTGAGGAACCAGTAGAAGAGCCAGAACCCAGGATGATACCTATTCCTGACACACCACAAGAGCCAGAGCAGACATGTCCTCAAAATCAGAGCACAGAAGGGTCAAAAGTTGCCGAAAGGAGTAACAAGTGCTGCTGTGAAGTGTGTGGGAAAACATTCAAACACCCCAGTAATCTAGAGCtacacaaacgctcacacactg gtgagAAGCCATTCCAGTGTAATATGTGTGGAAAGAAGTTTTCCCAG gcgggAAACCTGCAGACTCATCTCCGTCGCCATTCAGGAGAGAAACCCTATATCTGTGAGCTCTGTGGGAAAAG ttttgctgCATCAGGTGATGTTCAGAGGCACATCGTCATCCACTCAGGAGCACGACCTCACCAGTGTGAAATCTGTGGACGAG gttttggCAACCTCAGTAATCTGAAGGAGCATAAGAAGACTCACAGTTCAGAAAAAGAGTTTATCTGCGATCAGTGTGGCAAGTCATTCAACATGCAGAGAAAACtaatcaaacacacaatgagacacactggagagaaaccGTATTGCTGCCAGACCTGcg GTAAGTGCTTTGCCGGGTCTGGTGACCTCCAGCGGCACGTGCGCTCACACACAGGTGAACGTCCGTACATGTGTGAAACCTGCGGGAAAGGTTTCACACGCACCGCAGTGCTTCGCCGGCACCGAAACTCTCACTgcaatgcacaaacacacaccacgtCCTCACCACACCACGCACGCACCTCGCCCACTCACACCGAGGCtgaccctacacacacacgcgctcagcTACATGCCGTAAACACCACTCAGTCTCCACACACTCCTCATTCCAACAATCAGAGTGAACTCTGTGCTCTTCCTCATCCAACCTCTGCCCCGTCACCTCCGGAAAGTTCCAGACAAGCCCCGAGCTCCCATGACGCTACCTCCACTACGTTCTTTTCTTCTTCGTCTGCTACTCTTCCGGATCTGCGCTCAGGTGTTCTGCATCATTTTATATCCAAGCCTCTCCCTTTGCAATCGAAGGCCCCGCCCCATCCTCTAAAGCCCGCCCTCCACTCTGACTCTTCCTTCGGCTGGGACTCGCAATGA
- the drd5a gene encoding D(1) dopamine receptor: MRNRSEPDEEDGDDGSRDLALRVLTGCALSALVLCTLFGNVLVCAAVLRFRHLRSKVTNTFIVSLAVSDLLVALLVMPWKAVAEVAGFWPFGAFCDIWVTFDIMCSTASILNLCVISVDRYWAISSPFRYERKMTQRAAFVMIGVTWTLSVLISFIPIQLNWHKASSGAEIVRGFNGTGATARALTDSEQNNCDSSLNREYAISSSLVSFYIPVAIMIVTYTRIYRIAQMQIGRIASLERAAEHAQSCRTGSRALVCQHQQQQHSTLKTSINRETKVLKTLSVIMGVFVCCWLPFFILNCMVPFCARRRENSGDRRAGLPCVSETTFDVFVWFGWTNSSLNPVIYAFNAEFRRAFASLLGCRRLCANTPVETVNISNEFVSYNHDTLVHKEIADAYVNIIPNVVECTDHEDTFDRISQLSRQEEEEEDEDVVVTDSAEINLGRLTPFSRNGIR; the protein is encoded by the coding sequence ATGCGGAACCGGAGCGAGCCGGATGAGGAGGACGGAGACGACGGCAGCCGCGATCTGGCGCTGCGCGTGCTTACCGGATGCGCTCTCTCGGCTCTCGTGCTGTGCACGCTGTTCGGCAACGTGCTGGTGTGCGCGGCCGTGCTACGCTTCCGCCACCTGCGCTCCAAGGTCACCAACACGTTCATCGTGTCTCTCGCGGTGTCTGACCTTCTCGTGGCCCTGCTCGTGATGCCATGGAAAGCTGTGGCGGAAGTTGCGGGGTTTTGGCCGTTTGGCGCATTCTGTGACATCTGGGTCACGTTTGACATCATGTGCTCTACAGCATCCATCCTCAATCTGTGCGTGATCAGCGTGGACAGGTACTGGGCCATCTCCAGCCCCTTCCGATACGAGCGCAAGATGACCCAGCGCGCAGCATTTGTCATGATCGGCGTGACGTGGACTTTATCCGTGCTCATCTCGTTCATACCGATACAGCTAAACTGGCACAAGGCAAGCAGCGGAGCAGAGATCGTGCGAGGGTTTAACGGCACCGGGGCCACAGCGCGCGCTCTTACGGACTCGGAACAGAACAACTGCGACTCGAGTTTAAACCGGGAGTACGCTATCTCCTCGTCTCTTGTGAGCTTCTACATCCCCGTAGCGATCATGATCGTTACCTACACTCGGATCTACCGCATCGCACAGATGCAGATAGGCCGAATCGCGTCTCTGGAGCGCGCGGCGGAACACGCACAGAGCTGCAGGACCGGCAGCCGTGCGCTCGTGTGTCAgcaccaacaacagcaacacAGTACTCTTAAAACTTCCATCAACCGTGAGACCAAAGTGCTCAAGACCCTGTCCGTGATCATgggcgtgtttgtgtgttgctgGCTTCCGTTCTTCATTCTCAACTGCATGGTCCCGTTCTGCGCGAGACGAAGAGAAAACAGTGGCGACAGGCGCGCGGGCCTTCCGTGCGTTAGCGAGACGACCTTCGACGTGTTCGTGTGGTTCGGCTGGACTAACTCATCGCTCAACCCGGTGATCTACGCGTTCAACGCCGAGTTCCGGAGAGCCTTCGCGAGCCTGTTGGGCTGCCGGCGCCTGTGCGCGAACACGCCGGTGGAGACTGTGAACATCAGCAACGAGTTCGTTTCCTACAACCACGACACGCTGGTGCACAAAGAGATCGCCGATGCGTATGTAAACATCATCCCCAACGTAGTGGAGTGCACGGACCATGAGGACACGTTCGACCGAATATCGCAGCTCTCGCgccaggaggaagaggaggaagatgaggatgTTGTGGTCACTGACTCGGCGGAAATCAACTTGGGGAGATTGACGCCTTTCAGCCGGAACGGAATCCGCTGA